The Chanos chanos chromosome 6, fChaCha1.1, whole genome shotgun sequence genome includes a region encoding these proteins:
- the uqcrc1 gene encoding cytochrome b-c1 complex subunit 1, mitochondrial isoform X2, giving the protein MAASVCRVGTVVGRALAKARSPVLLSLRRGQATVTYAQSLLGVPETQQTTLDNGLRIASEETGQATCTVGLWISCGSRYESEKNNGAGFFLEHMAFKGTKKHPQSALEKEVESMGAHLSAYTSREHTAYYMKTLAKDLPKAVELLSEVVQSSSLSEAEIEQQRGVVLRELEEVESSLQDVCLDLLHATAYQGTPLGQSVLGPSANARSLTRQDLVEYIDSHYKAPRMVLAAAGGVRHDELVSLAKQHFSGVSFEYQDDAVPVLFPCRFTGSEIRLRDDGLPLAHIAIAVEGPGATSPDIVPLMVANSIIGSYDITFGGGKHLSSRLARLAADINLCQSFQAFHSSYSDTSLLGIYFVTDKHKIEDMMHWSQNAWMNLCTTVTDSDVARAKNALRATLVGQLNGTTPVCDDIGRHILTYGRRIPLAEWDARIEL; this is encoded by the exons CCTGTGTTGCTGTCTCTGAGAAGGGGACAGGCGACTGTGACCTACGCGCAAAGCCTGCTGGGAGTGCCCGAGACCCAGCAGACGACCCTGGATAATGGGCTGAGGATTGCCTCTGAGGAGACTGGACAAGCCACATGCACT GTTGGCCTGTGGATCAGCTGTGGAAGCCGCTATGAGTCTGAGAAGAACAACGGTGCCGGGTTTTTCCTGGAGCACATGGCTTTCAAG GGGACGAAAAAGCACCCTCAGTCTGCCctggagaaggaggtggagtCTATGGGGGCCCATCTGAGTGCATATACATCTCGCGAACACACTGCTTACTACATGAAGACTCTGGCAAAGGATCTGCCCAAAg CGGTGGAGCTGCTGTCTGAGGTGGTGCAGAGCAGTTCCCTGAGTGAAGCGGAGATAGAGCAGCAGCGTGGGGTGGTGTTGAGggagctggaggaggtggagagcaGTCTGCAAGACGTGTGTTTGGACCTGCTCCACGCCACGGCGTACCAGGGCACCCCTCTGGGTCAGAGCGTTCTGGGACCGTCTGCCAACGCCAG gtcaTTGACCCGTCAGGACCTGGTTGAATACATTGACAGCCACTACAAAGCCCCTCGTATGGTTCTTGCAGCAGCTGGAG gtgtcagacaCGATGAGCTGGTGAGCTTGGCTAAGCAGCACTTCAGTGGCGTGTCCTTTGAGTACCAAGACGACGCTGTTCCTGTCCTCTTCCCCTGTCGCTTCACCGGCAGTGAG ATCCGTTTGCGTGATGACGGCCTGCCCCTGGCACACATTGCCATCGCTGTGGAGGGTCCTGGAGCCACCAGCCCTGACATCGTGCCCCTCATGGTCGCCAACTCCATCATTGGCAGCTACGACATCACCTTCGGCGGTGGCAAG caccTGAGCAGTCGTCTGGCTCGCCTGGCGGCAGACATTAACTTGTGCCAGAGTTTCCAGGCCTTCCACTCCTCCTACAGCGACACAAGCCTGCTGGGCATCTACTttgtcactgacaaacacaagatTGAGGACATGATGCACTGGTCTCAGAATGCCTg gatGAATCTGTGTaccacagtgactgacagtgatgtggcCAGAGCTAAGAACGCCCTGAGGGCCACTCTGGTGGGACAACTCAACG GTACCACGCCCGTGTGTGATGACATCGGCCGACACATTCTGACTTACGGCCGTCGTATCCCTCTGGCGGAGTGGGATGCTAGGATCGAG CTGTGA
- the uqcrc1 gene encoding cytochrome b-c1 complex subunit 1, mitochondrial isoform X3: MSLRRTTVPGFSWSTWLSRGTKKHPQSALEKEVESMGAHLSAYTSREHTAYYMKTLAKDLPKAVELLSEVVQSSSLSEAEIEQQRGVVLRELEEVESSLQDVCLDLLHATAYQGTPLGQSVLGPSANARSLTRQDLVEYIDSHYKAPRMVLAAAGGVRHDELVSLAKQHFSGVSFEYQDDAVPVLFPCRFTGSEIRLRDDGLPLAHIAIAVEGPGATSPDIVPLMVANSIIGSYDITFGGGKHLSSRLARLAADINLCQSFQAFHSSYSDTSLLGIYFVTDKHKIEDMMHWSQNAWMNLCTTVTDSDVARAKNALRATLVGQLNGTTPVCDDIGRHILTYGRRIPLAEWDARIEAVTPRVVRDICSKYFYDKCPAVSAVGPIEQLPDYNRMRSAMYWLRF, from the exons ATGAGTCTGAGAAGAACAACGGTGCCGGGTTTTTCCTGGAGCACATGGCTTTCAAG GGGGACGAAAAAGCACCCTCAGTCTGCCctggagaaggaggtggagtCTATGGGGGCCCATCTGAGTGCATATACATCTCGCGAACACACTGCTTACTACATGAAGACTCTGGCAAAGGATCTGCCCAAAg CGGTGGAGCTGCTGTCTGAGGTGGTGCAGAGCAGTTCCCTGAGTGAAGCGGAGATAGAGCAGCAGCGTGGGGTGGTGTTGAGggagctggaggaggtggagagcaGTCTGCAAGACGTGTGTTTGGACCTGCTCCACGCCACGGCGTACCAGGGCACCCCTCTGGGTCAGAGCGTTCTGGGACCGTCTGCCAACGCCAG gtcaTTGACCCGTCAGGACCTGGTTGAATACATTGACAGCCACTACAAAGCCCCTCGTATGGTTCTTGCAGCAGCTGGAG gtgtcagacaCGATGAGCTGGTGAGCTTGGCTAAGCAGCACTTCAGTGGCGTGTCCTTTGAGTACCAAGACGACGCTGTTCCTGTCCTCTTCCCCTGTCGCTTCACCGGCAGTGAG ATCCGTTTGCGTGATGACGGCCTGCCCCTGGCACACATTGCCATCGCTGTGGAGGGTCCTGGAGCCACCAGCCCTGACATCGTGCCCCTCATGGTCGCCAACTCCATCATTGGCAGCTACGACATCACCTTCGGCGGTGGCAAG caccTGAGCAGTCGTCTGGCTCGCCTGGCGGCAGACATTAACTTGTGCCAGAGTTTCCAGGCCTTCCACTCCTCCTACAGCGACACAAGCCTGCTGGGCATCTACTttgtcactgacaaacacaagatTGAGGACATGATGCACTGGTCTCAGAATGCCTg gatGAATCTGTGTaccacagtgactgacagtgatgtggcCAGAGCTAAGAACGCCCTGAGGGCCACTCTGGTGGGACAACTCAACG GTACCACGCCCGTGTGTGATGACATCGGCCGACACATTCTGACTTACGGCCGTCGTATCCCTCTGGCGGAGTGGGATGCTAGGATCGAG GCTGTGACGCCCAGGGTGGTGCGAGACATCTGCTCCAAATACTTCTATGACAAATGCCCAGCGGTCTCTGCCGTTG gtccTATTGAGCAGTTGCCTGATTATAACAGAATGCGCAGTGCCATGTACTGGCTCCGGTTCTGA
- the uqcrc1 gene encoding cytochrome b-c1 complex subunit 1, mitochondrial isoform X1, producing MAASVCRVGTVVGRALAKARSPVLLSLRRGQATVTYAQSLLGVPETQQTTLDNGLRIASEETGQATCTVGLWISCGSRYESEKNNGAGFFLEHMAFKGTKKHPQSALEKEVESMGAHLSAYTSREHTAYYMKTLAKDLPKAVELLSEVVQSSSLSEAEIEQQRGVVLRELEEVESSLQDVCLDLLHATAYQGTPLGQSVLGPSANARSLTRQDLVEYIDSHYKAPRMVLAAAGGVRHDELVSLAKQHFSGVSFEYQDDAVPVLFPCRFTGSEIRLRDDGLPLAHIAIAVEGPGATSPDIVPLMVANSIIGSYDITFGGGKHLSSRLARLAADINLCQSFQAFHSSYSDTSLLGIYFVTDKHKIEDMMHWSQNAWMNLCTTVTDSDVARAKNALRATLVGQLNGTTPVCDDIGRHILTYGRRIPLAEWDARIEAVTPRVVRDICSKYFYDKCPAVSAVGPIEQLPDYNRMRSAMYWLRF from the exons CCTGTGTTGCTGTCTCTGAGAAGGGGACAGGCGACTGTGACCTACGCGCAAAGCCTGCTGGGAGTGCCCGAGACCCAGCAGACGACCCTGGATAATGGGCTGAGGATTGCCTCTGAGGAGACTGGACAAGCCACATGCACT GTTGGCCTGTGGATCAGCTGTGGAAGCCGCTATGAGTCTGAGAAGAACAACGGTGCCGGGTTTTTCCTGGAGCACATGGCTTTCAAG GGGACGAAAAAGCACCCTCAGTCTGCCctggagaaggaggtggagtCTATGGGGGCCCATCTGAGTGCATATACATCTCGCGAACACACTGCTTACTACATGAAGACTCTGGCAAAGGATCTGCCCAAAg CGGTGGAGCTGCTGTCTGAGGTGGTGCAGAGCAGTTCCCTGAGTGAAGCGGAGATAGAGCAGCAGCGTGGGGTGGTGTTGAGggagctggaggaggtggagagcaGTCTGCAAGACGTGTGTTTGGACCTGCTCCACGCCACGGCGTACCAGGGCACCCCTCTGGGTCAGAGCGTTCTGGGACCGTCTGCCAACGCCAG gtcaTTGACCCGTCAGGACCTGGTTGAATACATTGACAGCCACTACAAAGCCCCTCGTATGGTTCTTGCAGCAGCTGGAG gtgtcagacaCGATGAGCTGGTGAGCTTGGCTAAGCAGCACTTCAGTGGCGTGTCCTTTGAGTACCAAGACGACGCTGTTCCTGTCCTCTTCCCCTGTCGCTTCACCGGCAGTGAG ATCCGTTTGCGTGATGACGGCCTGCCCCTGGCACACATTGCCATCGCTGTGGAGGGTCCTGGAGCCACCAGCCCTGACATCGTGCCCCTCATGGTCGCCAACTCCATCATTGGCAGCTACGACATCACCTTCGGCGGTGGCAAG caccTGAGCAGTCGTCTGGCTCGCCTGGCGGCAGACATTAACTTGTGCCAGAGTTTCCAGGCCTTCCACTCCTCCTACAGCGACACAAGCCTGCTGGGCATCTACTttgtcactgacaaacacaagatTGAGGACATGATGCACTGGTCTCAGAATGCCTg gatGAATCTGTGTaccacagtgactgacagtgatgtggcCAGAGCTAAGAACGCCCTGAGGGCCACTCTGGTGGGACAACTCAACG GTACCACGCCCGTGTGTGATGACATCGGCCGACACATTCTGACTTACGGCCGTCGTATCCCTCTGGCGGAGTGGGATGCTAGGATCGAG GCTGTGACGCCCAGGGTGGTGCGAGACATCTGCTCCAAATACTTCTATGACAAATGCCCAGCGGTCTCTGCCGTTG gtccTATTGAGCAGTTGCCTGATTATAACAGAATGCGCAGTGCCATGTACTGGCTCCGGTTCTGA